A single genomic interval of Camelina sativa cultivar DH55 chromosome 11, Cs, whole genome shotgun sequence harbors:
- the LOC104729015 gene encoding GDT1-like protein 5, which translates to MTFLSEIGDKTFFVAAAIEDEQKKQKRPFLIAFFSPIFLKAFSINFFGKWGDKSQLANIGLAADENPVGVVLGGILAQTLCTTAVVFGGKSLASQISERIEALSGGMLFIIFGIQSFLTPVDA; encoded by the exons ATGACTTTCCTCTCCGAGATTGGTGACAAAACGTTctttgttgctgctgct ATTGAAGATGAACAGAAAAAGCAGAAAAGACCGTTCCTTATTGCATTCTTCTCTCCTATTTTTCTAAAGGCGTTTTCAATTAACTTCTTTGGTAAGTGGGGTGACAAGAGTCAG CTTGCGAATATTGGTTTGGCTGCAGATGAAAATCCAGTTGGCGTGGTCCTTGGCGGAATTTT GGCTCAAACATTGTGCACCACAGCTGTTGTGTTTGGTGGAAAGAGCTTAGCATCTCAAATATCTGAACGAATT GAGGCTCTTTCCGGTGGAAtgcttttcattatttttggcATCCAGTCATTTCTTACTCCGGTTGATGCTTGA
- the LOC104726636 gene encoding protein transport protein Sec61 subunit beta-like, translating to MARGSSQSQQSTSTGGSTARPGLAAQRGSAAATAGMRRRRLGGGGSASSGGGSAGGSGPSNMLRFYTDEAPGLKISPTVVLIMSLCFIGFVTALHVFGKLYLHKSGSSQASS from the coding sequence ATGGCGAGAGGGTCTTCGCAGTCCCAACAATCAACCTCCACCGGAGGCTCAACCGCTCGACCCGGTCTGGCCGCTCAACGTGGATCCGCCGCCGCTACTGCAGGCATGCGTCGCCGCAGGCTAGGTGGCGGCGGATCGGCATCGTCAGGCGGCGGATCCGCGGGTGGATCAGGACCGAGCAACATGCTGAGGTTCTACACAGACGAAGCTCCGGGTTTGAAGATCTCACCGACCGTGGTTCTGATCATGAGTCTCTGTTTCATCGGCTTCGTCACAGCTCTTCACGTCTTTGGAAAACTCTACCTCCACAAATCCGGATCATCCCAAGCTTCTTCTTAG
- the LOC104726637 gene encoding protein indeterminate-domain 13-like has translation MNHQDMMIPHNHDRLSVPSFVHAQEHITPNPNPNSKPASTSTAKKKRNLPGNPDPDAEVIALSPKSLMATNRFFCEICSKGFQREQNLQLHKRGHNLPWKLKQRTNKNQVKKKVYICPEKSCVHHDPARALGDLTGIKKHFSRKHGEKKWKCDKCSKKYAVVSDWKAHSKICGSREFRCDCGTVFSRKDSFISHRTFCDVLAEESAKFFSVPSPLVANNTISTIADTNSPVLVQSQLDQSLTGTGTDLNVNNNNTILLGKNFTKSDPIPQQTNTFPLSPQPTPRGTSDSVHNLWKLREEEYSNQWLLNECMNNNKNIIRKVVSTNQEDEIKKGNIYSGSNSTDANIASLFSYNQEAGSQASLSATTLLQKVAQMGSSSSSDTSTMLGLMTSSIFNNRMPNSDGLNTKNKEEEWTRDFLGVKKP, from the exons ATGAATCATCAAGACATGATGATTCCACATAATCATGACCGTCTCTCAGTCCCTAGCTTTGTCCATGCCCAAGAACACATCACTCCAAATCCTAACCCTAACTCTAAGCCTGCCTCCACTAGCACAGccaagaaaaagagaaacctCCCAGGCAATCCAG atccagATGCAGAAGTCATCGCTCTATCTCCAAAATCCCTCATGGCGACAAATCGGTTCTTCTGCGAAATCTGCAGCAAGGGGTTTCAGAGAGAACAGAATCTTCAGCTTCACAAAAGAGGCCACAACCTGCCATGGAAGCTGAAGCAGAGAACAAACAAGAAtcaggtgaagaagaaagtatatatatgcCCCGAGAAGAGCTGCGTCCATCATGATCCAGCTCGAGCCCTAGGAGACCTCACTGGAATCAAGAAGCACTTTAGCCGGAAACATGGAGAGAAGAAGTGGAAATGCGACAAGTGTTCCAAGAAGTATGCTGTGGTATCCGATTGGAAAGCTCATAGCAAAATTTGTGGTAGCAGAGAGTTTAGGTGTGATTGTGGTACCGTCTTCTCCAG GAAGGACAGTTTCATCTCACATAGAACCTTTTGTGATGTCTTAGCTGAAGAAAGTGCTAAATTCTTCTCAGTTCCATCACCCTTAGTCGCCAATAATACCATCTCCACAATTGCTGATACCAATAGTCCAGTTCTTGTTCAATCACAATTGGATCAATCACTCACAGGTACAGGCACCGATCTTAACGTCAACAACAATAACACTATCTTATTGGGGAAAAACTTCACCAAATCCGACCCAATCCCGCAACAAACCAATACTTTCCCGTTGTCCCCACAACCAACACCTCGTGGTACATCTGATTCGGTTCATAACCTATGGAAGTTACGAGAAGAGGAATATTCAAACCAGTGGTTACTCAATGAATgtatgaacaacaacaaaaacattattcGTAAAGTAGTATCCACAAATCAAGAAGATGAGATCAAAAAGGGAAATATCTATAGTGGCTCAAACTCAACCGATGCAAACATCGCATCCTTGTTCTCTTATAATCAAGAAGCAGGAAGTCAGGCTTCATTGTCGGCAACAACATTGCTTCAAAAGGTGGCTCAAATGGGATCATCATCGAGTTCCGACACTAGCACCATGTTGGGGCTAATGACTTCATCCATCTTCAACAATAGGATGCCAAACTCCGATGGTTTAAATACGAAAAATAAGGAAGAAGAGTGGACCAGAGACTTTCTTGGTGTTAAGAAGCCGTGA